The following proteins are encoded in a genomic region of Pseudodesulfovibrio mercurii:
- a CDS encoding damage-control phosphatase ARMT1 family protein, which produces MDTALECLPCFKRMAIREAKIACPDDPALREEIVARWEALLPRLDMDEPPPSLTRHLSDLVREISGCGDLYAADKAAANAFVLGLLPDLAARVEAERGPGDPLRLALELAIIGNYIDRGVELDFDLEKELFQVKDSVSPELLDSFRQQAVPGASVLILGDNTGEIVLDTLLVRELTRIGCEVTYAVRSRPVLNDATMPDAVAVGMTELCTVVESGADTPGTVLDRCTPAFIERMRASDVILSKGQGNFEALDGVWPGAFCAFKVKCPRIARKTGLTFGASALCLSREPRDGNGDGKDHA; this is translated from the coding sequence ATGGATACTGCACTCGAATGTCTGCCCTGCTTCAAGCGGATGGCCATCAGGGAGGCGAAGATCGCCTGCCCGGACGACCCCGCGCTGCGTGAAGAGATCGTCGCCCGGTGGGAGGCCCTCCTGCCCCGTCTGGATATGGACGAGCCGCCGCCGTCCCTGACCCGGCATCTTTCGGACCTGGTTCGGGAAATCTCCGGCTGCGGCGACCTGTACGCGGCGGACAAGGCGGCGGCCAACGCCTTCGTCCTCGGACTGCTTCCCGACCTCGCGGCCCGCGTGGAGGCCGAGCGCGGTCCGGGCGATCCCCTGCGCCTGGCCCTGGAGTTGGCCATCATCGGCAACTACATCGACCGGGGCGTGGAGCTGGACTTCGACCTGGAAAAGGAGCTGTTCCAGGTCAAGGACTCGGTTTCCCCCGAGCTGCTGGACAGCTTCCGGCAACAGGCCGTGCCCGGCGCGTCCGTGCTCATCCTGGGCGACAACACCGGCGAGATCGTCCTGGACACCCTGCTGGTCCGGGAACTGACGCGCATCGGCTGCGAGGTGACCTACGCGGTCCGCTCTCGGCCCGTACTCAACGACGCCACCATGCCCGACGCCGTGGCCGTGGGCATGACCGAGCTGTGCACCGTGGTGGAGTCCGGCGCGGACACCCCCGGCACGGTCCTGGACCGCTGCACCCCGGCCTTCATCGAGCGCATGCGCGCAAGCGACGTCATCCTGAGCAAGGGGCAGGGCAACTTCGAGGCCCTGGACGGGGTCTGGCCCGGCGCGTTCTGCGCCTTCAAGGTCAAGTGCCCGCGCATCGCCCGCAAGACCGGCCTCACGTTCGGGGCGAGCGCCCTGTGCCTGAGCCGCGAGCCCAGGGACGGCAACGGCGACGGGAAGGATCATGCTTAG